AACCTTGCCGAAGCCGGGCGCCGGCGCGGCGTCACGCGTTCGCAGGTCAGTCGCCAGCTGCGCGAGCTGGAGCACCAGGCGGGCGCGCAGTTGCTGCGCCGGACCACGCGCCGGCTCGAGCTGACCGAACCCGGCCACGCGCTGTACCAGCACGGCGTGCGCATCCTGCAGGAAGTGGCCTCGGCGCAGGCGGAGATCGACAGCCTGGGGCGAACCCTGCGCGGCCATGTGCGCGTCAGCGTGCCCACCGGGCTGGGTGACGCCTATATCGCGCCGCTGCTGCTGCAGTTCGCGCAGAAGCATCCCGGCATCACGCTGCGCGTGTTCTTTGCCAATCGCGTCAACGACCTGATCGCCGCCGAGATCGACGTGGCGCTGAAGGTCACCTCGGCGCCGCCGCTGGACCACGTGGCGCGCGAAATTTGCGACATCCGCTGGCAACTGTATGCAGCGCCGCAATACCTCGCGCGCATTGCGCCCGTGCAGGTGCCGCCGGATCTCGAAGGCTGCAGCTTCCTGTGTCCGCCCTTCCCCCCGCGGCAGTTCCCGCTGTCGCTGTACCGCGACGGCCAGCGCGTGGACGTGGCGCTGACGCCCACGCTGCAGTCCGAGCACTTCCTGTTCCTGGCGCGAGCCGTGCGCGAAGGCCACGGCATCGGCATGCTGCCGGTCTATATCGGCTGGGAAGAGGTGCGCGCCGGCCATCTGGTGCCGGTGTTGCCGGACTGGCGCCCGGAGGGGCTGGGCAACAAGCTGTTCATCATCACCACGCCCAACCTGCATCCGTCGATGGCCACGCGCGCGCTGATCGGCTTCCTGCGCGAGGAACTGGGCAAGCTCGAGGTATTCCGGGACGCGGTGAAGTAGCCGGCACCGCTGGCCGGTGAACGCACGCTTTCGCGGGTCATGGCATCGGCCCGCCTGCAAACTTGCGATTTGCAAGCTATGCTACAGCCAGCTTGCAAATCGAAAGCAAGCAGCACTCAACGGCGGAGACCCATGCCCCCTACCGATTTCACCGCGATGCCCTGCCCGGTGGCCCGCTCGATGGCCGTGCTGGGCGAACGCTGGGCCATCCTCGTGCTGCGCGAGGCCTTCTACGGCAGCACGCGCTTCGACGAGTTCGAACGCAACCTGGGCATCGCCCCCAACATCCTCAGCGCGCGCCTGAAGACGCTGGTGACGCACGGACTGCTGGCGCGCGTGATGCCCGAGGGCGGCGCGCGCCATATCTACCAGCTGACCGAAAAGGGCCGCGACTTCTTCCCGGCCTACGTGGCGCTCAAGGCGTGGGCCGACCGCTGGATGACCGACGACAAGGGACCGCTGACGCTGCTGCAGGACCGCCGCACGGGCACCGAGATCGCCGAGCCGGCATTGACCCGCGCCGACGGCAGTGCCATCACGCTGGACGACGTGCGCGTATTGCCGGGTCCGGGTGCCGGCCGCTTCCTGCGCAGGCGCTTCGGCGACACCGAGGCCGCAGCGGCCGGGCCGGAGCACGGCCATGACTGACACGCGCGCATTGCCCGCCTGCACCCTGCCCGCCGACGCGGTGCCGGCCACCGAGATCGCCCGCCGCATCGGCAAGCTGGCCGGCCCCACCGCGCTGATTGCACTGCTGCAGGCGGTGGCCCAGCTGATCGAAACCTGGCTGGCCGCGCGCCAGGGCACGGCGGCGCTGGCCGGCTGGGCCGTGGTGCTGCCGTTTGCGCTGCTGTTGCAGCAGATGTCGACCGGGGCCATGGGCGGCGGCGTGGTCGCGGCCATCGCGCGCGCACTGGGCGCCAACAAGCGTGACGATGCCTCGGCGCTGGTGATGCACGCGCTGTGGATCGCCGTGATCGCGGGCCTGGCGTTTGCCGTGGTGCTGGCAGGATTCCCGCACGCGGTGCTGGGCACGGTGGCCGGCGCCACCGCCGCCGAAGCGGGCGCCACCTATGCCATCTGGCTGTTCGGCGCGGGCGCCGTCCCGGCCTGGCTGGCCAACACGCTGGCGTCGGTGCTGCGCGGCGGCGGCCGCCATGCCCTGGCGGCGCGCGTGCTGGCGCTGATGTGGATCGCCTTCCCGCTTTTGTCGTGGCTGCTGGCCGAGCCCGCGGGCATGGGCCTGGCCGGCATCGGCGCGGCGCTGGCGGCGGTATCGTGGGCGGCGGC
The window above is part of the Cupriavidus taiwanensis LMG 19424 genome. Proteins encoded here:
- a CDS encoding LysR family transcriptional regulator is translated as MDLNLIQAFVDIVDAGNLAEAGRRRGVTRSQVSRQLRELEHQAGAQLLRRTTRRLELTEPGHALYQHGVRILQEVASAQAEIDSLGRTLRGHVRVSVPTGLGDAYIAPLLLQFAQKHPGITLRVFFANRVNDLIAAEIDVALKVTSAPPLDHVAREICDIRWQLYAAPQYLARIAPVQVPPDLEGCSFLCPPFPPRQFPLSLYRDGQRVDVALTPTLQSEHFLFLARAVREGHGIGMLPVYIGWEEVRAGHLVPVLPDWRPEGLGNKLFIITTPNLHPSMATRALIGFLREELGKLEVFRDAVK
- a CDS encoding winged helix-turn-helix transcriptional regulator, which gives rise to MPPTDFTAMPCPVARSMAVLGERWAILVLREAFYGSTRFDEFERNLGIAPNILSARLKTLVTHGLLARVMPEGGARHIYQLTEKGRDFFPAYVALKAWADRWMTDDKGPLTLLQDRRTGTEIAEPALTRADGSAITLDDVRVLPGPGAGRFLRRRFGDTEAAAAGPEHGHD